One stretch of Tenrec ecaudatus isolate mTenEca1 chromosome 18, mTenEca1.hap1, whole genome shotgun sequence DNA includes these proteins:
- the TMEM160 gene encoding transmembrane protein 160, producing the protein MGGGWWWARAARLARLRFRGSLVQPQRPRSGGSRGPFVPGHSPRAGASPPPVSELDRADAWLLRKAHETAFLSWFRNGLLASGIGVISFMQSDMGREAAYGFFLLGGLCVVWGSASYAVGLAALRGPMQLSLGGATMGMGAVLAVSLLWACAVGLYMGQLELDVELVPEDDGTAEGPDEAGRPPPE; encoded by the exons ATGGGAGGCGGCTGGTGGTGGGCTCGGGCTGCCCGCCTCGCCCGACTCCGCTTCCGGGGGTCGCTGGTGCAGCCACAGCGGCCCCGGAGCGGGGGCTCCCGGGGTCCCTTCGTCCCCGGGCACAGCCCTCGAGCAGGGGCTTCGCCGCCCCCCGTGTCCGAACTGGATCGCGCGGACGCCTGGCTCCTCCGGAAGGCGCATGAGACAG CCTTCCTCTCCTGGTTCCGAAATGGCCTCCTGGCGTCCGGTATTGGGGTCATCTCCTTCATGCAGAGTGACATGGGTCGGGAAGCCGCCTATG GCTTCTTCTTGCTGGGCGGCCTGTGCGTGGTCTGGGGCAGCGCCTCTTATGCCGTGGGCTTGGCTGCCCTGCGGGGGCCCATGCAGCTCTCGTTAGGGGGTGCCACCATGGGAATGGGGGCCGTACTGGCCGTCAGCCTGCTTTGGGCCTGCGCAGTCGGCCTCTACATGGGCCAACTCGAACTGGACGTGGAACTGGTGCCTGAAGACGACGGGACAGCTGAAGGCCCCGACGAGGCTGGCCGGCCACCGCCTGAGTGA
- the NPAS1 gene encoding neuronal PAS domain-containing protein 1 isoform X2: MQTRTPGPPTPSSISSSSSSSSSSSSLTETPEIEASPAQVAPSSRVQERSFFIRMKSALTKRGLHVKASGYKVIHVTGRLRARALGLVALGHTLPPAPLAELPLHGHMIVFRLSLGLTILACESRVSDHMDLGPSELVGRSCYQFVHGQDAARIRQSHLDPSWGLRLAAVRGHGGREWQEPRGAPRALGQPRA, from the exons aTGCAAACACGGACGCCCGGACCTCCCACCCCGTCCTCCATCtcttcctcttcatcctcctcctcctcttcctcctcgctgACCGAGACCCCAGAGATTG AGGCCAGCCCCGCCCAGGTGGCCCCATCCTCGCGGGTCCAGGAGCGCTCCTTTTTCATCCGCATGAAATCCGCCCTCACGAAGCGCGGGCTGCACGTCAAGGCGTCGGGGTACAAG GTCATCCACGTGACCGGGCGCCTCCGGGCCCGCGCGCTGGGCCTGGTGGCGCTGGGCCATACGCTGCCCCCAGCCCCGCTGGCCGAGCTGCCGCTGCATGGCCACATGATTGTCTTCCGCCTTAGCCTggggctcaccatccttgcttgtgAGAGCAG AGTCAGTGACCACATGGACCTGGGGCCCTCAGAGCTGGTGGGCCGGAGCTGTTACCAGTTCGTCCACGGTCAGGACGCAGCCAGAATCCGCCAAAGCCACCTGGACC CGAGCTGGGGGCTTCGTCTGGCTGCAGTCCGTGGCCACGGTGGCCGTGAGTGGCAAGAACCCCGGGGAGCGCCACGTGCTCTGGGTCAGCCACGTGCTTAG